One Setaria italica strain Yugu1 chromosome II, Setaria_italica_v2.0, whole genome shotgun sequence DNA segment encodes these proteins:
- the LOC101763069 gene encoding gamma-tubulin complex component 3: protein MDDHQTQDLVKELVHRLLSAAESGGGGGGGGGGGGGGGRDAAGALRFAHRLLSSRLAPAVLPDEHALAESIKRRLAASGRPDDALAFADLHSKLSARSRPASLWPLLYLLDSLSSHRRAAAAASCLPNLPTAAPPRNAASGAAAGAGGRPGSRAHGAPPGGVVLVSKDPDNIREIALREYTELVLDETEVSEAALVRDVLYACQGIDGRYVRYDKAGDAYDLPDGVRVPRSTRTLVRKLCELGWLFRKVRGFISDNISRSPSDAATEVGTVAQAFCSALQEELSDYYKLLAVLESYSVNPIPTPGSDSGVSGNYLSLRRLAVWLAEPAVRMRLMAVLVDGCRGLRGGAMAGAIHGHAQHGDPMFQEFMGRLLRRVCSPLFEMVRSWVLEGELEDVFAEFFIVGQPVKAESLWREGYLIQSDMLPTFISPVLAQRILRTGKSINFLRVCCDDSGWADAAAEAAAYVGTTTSRGGLGYGETDALEALVVEAAKRIDRHLMDVIHKRYRFKDHCLAIKRYLLLGQGDFVQYLMDVVGPELSEPANRISSFQLAGLLETAIRASNAQYDDRDILDRIKVKMMDHGDGDRGWDVFSLEYDARVPLDTVFTASVMKMYLKVFNFLWKLKRVDHSLTGVWKTMKPNCIVSSPFYKEGTSIRAQFVSVLRKCQVLFNEMNHFVTNFQYYIMFEVLEVSWARFSDEMDAAKDLDDLLLAHDKYLNSILEKALLGERSQGLLRNLFELFDIILQFRSHADRWFERIYELQLRGKGKPKSKSKETGSWLDGGRKAMIQLAGELFRKMGEDLDSIAKDYTASLDAFITQLPMQQHVDLKFLLFRLDFTEYYSRVSSSK from the exons GCGGAGTCCAtcaagcgccgcctcgccgcctccggccgccccgACGACGCGCTCGCCTTCGCCGACCTCCACTCCAAGCTCTCCGCCCGGTCGCGCCCGGCCTCCCTGTGGCCGCTCCTCTACCTGCTCGACTCGCTCTcctcccaccgccgcgccgccgccgccgcctcgtgccTCCCCAAcctccccaccgccgctccGCCGCGGAATGCCGCCTCGGGGGCGGCTGCGGGCGCCGGGGGAAGGCCGGGCTCGCGGGCGCACGGGGCGCCGCCTGGCGGCGTGGTGCTGGTGTCCAAGGATCCGGACAACATCCGCGAGATCGCGCTGAGGGAGTACACCGAGCTGGTGCTCGACGAGACGGAGGTGTCGGAGGCCGCGCTCGTGCGCGACGTGCTGTACGCGTGCCAGGGCATCGACGGCCGCTACGTGCGCTACGACAAGGCCGGCGATGCCTACGACCTCCCGGACGGCGTCCGCGTGCCGCGATCCACGCGCACCCTCGTCCGCAAGCTGTGCGAGCTCGGCTGGCTGTTCCGCAAGGTGCGGGGCTTCATTTCTGACAACATAAGCCGCTCACCGTCAGATGCTGCCACTGAGGTGGGCACTGTTGCTCAGGCGTTCTGCTCGGCGCTCCAGGAGGAGCTCTCTGATTACTACAAGCTGCTGGCTGTTCTTGAGTCGTATTCAGTGAATCCAATTCCGACGCCTGGATCTGATTCAGGTGTGTCGGGTAATTACCTTTCACTGAGGCGTCTTGCAGTGTGGCTTGCTGAGCCTGCAGTGAGAATGCGCCTAATGGctgttctggtggatggatgccGGGGATTGAGGGGTGGTGCTATGGCTGGTGCGATCCATGGGCACGCCCAGCATGGGGATCCCATGTTTCAGGAGTTTATGGGGCGATTGCTGCGGCGGGTCTGCTCACCATTGTTTGAAATGGTTCGGAGCTGGGTATTAGAAGGGGAGTTGGAGGATGTGTTTGCAGAGTTCTTCATTGTTGGGCAGCCAGTTAAAGCAGAATCTTTGTGGCGGGAGGGCTACCTTATTCAGTCTGATATGCTTCCAACTTTCATTTCTCCAGTGCTGGCACAACGAATTCTTAGAACTGGCAAGTCAATCAATTTTCTTAGAGTTTGCTGTGATGATAGTGGCTGGGCTGATGCTGCTGCCGAGGCTGCTGCTTATGTTGGCACCACAACATCTCGAGGTGGGCTTGGTTATGGGGAGACAGATGCTTTGGAGGCATTGGTGGTTGAGGCAGCCAAGAGGATTGATAGGCATTTGATGGATGTCATTCATAAGCGGTACCGATTTAAGGACCACTGCCTCGCTATCAAGCGGTACTTGCTTCTCGGGCAGGGTGATTTTGTCCAGTATCTGATGGATGTTGTTGGCCCTGAGTTGTCAGAGCCAGCAAATAGGATTAGCTCCTTCCAATTGGCTGGCTTGCTTGAGACTGCAATCCGAGCATCCAATGCGCAGTATGATGACCGTGATATCTTGGACCGGATAAAGGTAAAGATGATGGATCATGGAGATGGTGATCGTGGTTGGGATGTCTTCTCGTTGGAGTATGATGCTAGGGTGCCCCTAGATACAGTGTTCACAGCTTCAGTTATGAAGATGTATCTTAAGGTTTTCAACTTCTTGTGGAAGCTCAAGCGTGTGGATCACTCCCTGACTGGAGTATGGAAGACAATGAAGCCTAACTGCATTGTTTCTTCTCCATTTTACAAGGAAGGAACGAGCATCAGGGCTCAGTTTGTTTCAGTTCTTCGTAAATGCCAAGTTCTGTTCAATGAGATGAATCACTTTGTTACCAATTTCCAGTACTACATTATGTTTGAGGTCCTGGAGGTTTCATGGGCTCGTTTCTCTGATGAAATGGATGCAGCAAAGGATTTAGATGACCTTCTTTTGGCACACGACAAGTATCTTAACTCGATACTGGAGAAGGCCCTCCTTGGTGAACGATCCCAAGGACTTCTGAGAAATCTTTTTGAATTGTTTGACATCATCTTACAGTTTCGAAGCCATGCTGATCGATGGTTTGAACGGATATATGAGTTGCAGCTAAG GGGCAAGGGTAAACCAAAGTCAAAATCTAAGGAAACAGGTTCATGGCTTGATGGTGGCAGAAAAGCCATGATCCAACTAGCTGGGGAACTTTTCCGGAAAATGGGTGAAGATCTGGATAGCATTGCAAAAGATTATACAGCTTCTCTTGATGCATTTATTACTCAATTGCCGATGCAACAGCATGTTGACTTGAAGTTCCTTCTCTTCCGTCTAGACTTCACTGAGTATTACAGTCGTGTCTCCTCCAGCAAATGA